Proteins encoded in a region of the Pieris brassicae chromosome 3, ilPieBrab1.1, whole genome shotgun sequence genome:
- the LOC123707644 gene encoding matrix metalloproteinase-2 isoform X6 translates to MYSARESISSNMAFISKNSLRILWTSVAALIFLTRSSAAPTFGGTDKAMMYLAQYGYLSPSVKNPSSGHIMDESSWRRAIAEFQSFAGLNTTGELDDETINVMSLPRCGVRDKVGFGESRAKRYALQGSRWRVKNLTYKISKYPARLNRAEVDAELAKAFSVWADYTDLTFTQKGKGQVHIEIRFEKGEHGDGDPFDGPGGTLAHAYFPVYGGDAHFDDAEVWSINSKRGTNLFQVAAHEFGHSLGLSHSDVRSALMAPFYRGYDPAFQLDQDDIQGIQALYGHKSQIDIGGGFSQNPKIPRATTQQPASEDPALCSDPSFDTIFNSADGATFIFKGEHYWKLTENGVAAGYPRLISRAWPGLPGNIDAAFTYKNGKTYFFKGSKYWRYNGQKVDGDYPKDISEGFTGIPDNIDAALVWSGNGKIYFYKGSKFWRFDPAQRPPVKSTYPKPLSNWEGIPDNVDAALQYTNGYTYFFKGGTYWRFNDRTFSVDTDDPAFPRSTGYWWLGCSSSPRGTVGGNARLIVPPADDEDVGDILFDAGVKSSAPRSFFWFRK, encoded by the exons ATGTACTTAGCTCAATATGGCTACCTCAGCCCATCTGTGAAGAATCCCTCCAGTGGGCATATTATGGATGAAAGTTCTTGGAGACGAGCAATTGCAGAGTTCCAGAGCTTTGCTGGATTGAATACGACAG gtgAACTGGATGACGAGACGATTAATGTGATGTCATTACCAAGATGCGGTGTTCGTGATAAGGTGGGCTTTGGTGAAAGCCGAGCGAAGCGATACGCACTTCAAG GCTCCAGATGGCGTGTGAAGAATCTAACATACAAGATCTCAAAGTACCCAGCAAGGCTGAATCGCGCTGAAGTGGACGCGGAATTAGCCAAAGCTTTTTCTGTTTGGGCTGACTACACCGACCTAACATTTACTCAGAAAGGAAAAGGACAAGTACACATTGAAAtaag GTTTGAGAAAGGTGAGCACGGTGATGGTGATCCCTTCGACGGACCTGGTGGTACTCTTGCCCACGCCTATTTCCct gtgTACGGTGGCGATGCCCATTTCGACGATGCGGAAGTGTGGTCTATCAATTCAAAACGAGGAACAAACCTTTTCCAA GTAGCCGCCCACGAATTTGGTCACTCGCTGGGACTTTCCCACAGCGATGTAAGATCAGCTCTGATGGCACCCTTCTATAGGGGCTATGACCCCGCCTTCCAGTTGGACCAAGATGATATTCAGGGGATTcag gcTCTATACGGGCACAAATCCCAAATCGACATCGGAGGTGGTTTCTCCCAAAACCCGAAAATCCCTCGCGCTACAACTCAACAGCCGGCATCAGAAGATCCCGCTTTGTGTTCCGACCCCAGCTTTGACACCATCTTCAACTCCGCTGACGGCgctacatttattttcaaag GCGAACACTATTGGAAGCTAACAGAAAACGGAGTAGCAGCTGGCTATCCTCGCCTCATCTCTCGGGCATGGCCTGGTCTCCCTGGCAACATCGATGCTGCCTTCACATACAAGAACGGGAAAACCTATTTCTTTAAGGGATCTAAGTACTGGAGGTATAACGGACAGAAAGTGGACGGTGACTATCCCAAGGACATTAGTGAAG GCTTCACAGGTATCCCAGATAACATAGATGCAGCTTTAGTCTGGTCTGGTAACGGCAAGATTTACTTCTACAAAGGCTCCAAGTTCTGGAGATTCGACCCAGCGCAACGGCCACCTGTTAAATCCACTTATCCAAAACCCTTATCCAATTGGGAGGGAATACCAGACAATGTGGACGCGGCTCTGCAGTATACTAACGGATACACGTACTTCTTCAAGGGTGGCACGTACTGGCGATTCAATGATAGAACTTTCAGC GTGGACACAGACGATCCAGCGTTCCCCAGGTCAACAGGTTACTGGTGGCTGGGCTGCAGCAGCTCCCCACGAGGGACTGTCGGAGGTAACGCCAGACTCATTGTTCCACCCGCTGATGATGAAGACGTCGGAGATATACTCTTCGACGCAG GTGTAAAATCATCCGCTCCCAGATCGTTCTTCTGGTTCAGGAAATAA
- the LOC123707644 gene encoding matrix metalloproteinase-14 isoform X8 has translation MYSARESISSNMAFISKNSLRILWTSVAALIFLTRSSAAPTFGGTDKAMSNYDIDFQMYLAQYGYLSPSVKNPSSGHIMDESSWRRAIAEFQSFAGLNTTGELDDETINVMSLPRCGVRDKVGFGESRAKRYALQGSRWRVKNLTYKISKYPARLNRAEVDAELAKAFSVWADYTDLTFTQKGKGQVHIEIRFEKGEHGDGDPFDGPGGTLAHAYFPVYGGDAHFDDAEVWSINSKRGTNLFQVAAHEFGHSLGLSHSDVRSALMAPFYRGYDPAFQLDQDDIQGIQALYGHKSQIDIGGGFSQNPKIPRATTQQPASEDPALCSDPSFDTIFNSADGATFIFKGEHYWKLTENGVAAGYPRLISRAWPGLPGNIDAAFTYKNGKTYFFKGSKYWRYNGQKVDGDYPKDISEGFTGIPDNIDAALVWSGNGKIYFYKGSKFWRFDPAQRPPVKSTYPKPLSNWEGIPDNVDAALQYTNGYTYFFKGGTYWRFNDRTFSVDTDDPAFPRSTGYWWLGCSSSPRGTVGGVKSSAPRSFFWFRK, from the exons TCTAACTATGACATTGACTTCCAGATGTACTTAGCTCAATATGGCTACCTCAGCCCATCTGTGAAGAATCCCTCCAGTGGGCATATTATGGATGAAAGTTCTTGGAGACGAGCAATTGCAGAGTTCCAGAGCTTTGCTGGATTGAATACGACAG gtgAACTGGATGACGAGACGATTAATGTGATGTCATTACCAAGATGCGGTGTTCGTGATAAGGTGGGCTTTGGTGAAAGCCGAGCGAAGCGATACGCACTTCAAG GCTCCAGATGGCGTGTGAAGAATCTAACATACAAGATCTCAAAGTACCCAGCAAGGCTGAATCGCGCTGAAGTGGACGCGGAATTAGCCAAAGCTTTTTCTGTTTGGGCTGACTACACCGACCTAACATTTACTCAGAAAGGAAAAGGACAAGTACACATTGAAAtaag GTTTGAGAAAGGTGAGCACGGTGATGGTGATCCCTTCGACGGACCTGGTGGTACTCTTGCCCACGCCTATTTCCct gtgTACGGTGGCGATGCCCATTTCGACGATGCGGAAGTGTGGTCTATCAATTCAAAACGAGGAACAAACCTTTTCCAA GTAGCCGCCCACGAATTTGGTCACTCGCTGGGACTTTCCCACAGCGATGTAAGATCAGCTCTGATGGCACCCTTCTATAGGGGCTATGACCCCGCCTTCCAGTTGGACCAAGATGATATTCAGGGGATTcag gcTCTATACGGGCACAAATCCCAAATCGACATCGGAGGTGGTTTCTCCCAAAACCCGAAAATCCCTCGCGCTACAACTCAACAGCCGGCATCAGAAGATCCCGCTTTGTGTTCCGACCCCAGCTTTGACACCATCTTCAACTCCGCTGACGGCgctacatttattttcaaag GCGAACACTATTGGAAGCTAACAGAAAACGGAGTAGCAGCTGGCTATCCTCGCCTCATCTCTCGGGCATGGCCTGGTCTCCCTGGCAACATCGATGCTGCCTTCACATACAAGAACGGGAAAACCTATTTCTTTAAGGGATCTAAGTACTGGAGGTATAACGGACAGAAAGTGGACGGTGACTATCCCAAGGACATTAGTGAAG GCTTCACAGGTATCCCAGATAACATAGATGCAGCTTTAGTCTGGTCTGGTAACGGCAAGATTTACTTCTACAAAGGCTCCAAGTTCTGGAGATTCGACCCAGCGCAACGGCCACCTGTTAAATCCACTTATCCAAAACCCTTATCCAATTGGGAGGGAATACCAGACAATGTGGACGCGGCTCTGCAGTATACTAACGGATACACGTACTTCTTCAAGGGTGGCACGTACTGGCGATTCAATGATAGAACTTTCAGC GTGGACACAGACGATCCAGCGTTCCCCAGGTCAACAGGTTACTGGTGGCTGGGCTGCAGCAGCTCCCCACGAGGGACTGTCGGAG GTGTAAAATCATCCGCTCCCAGATCGTTCTTCTGGTTCAGGAAATAA
- the LOC123707644 gene encoding matrix metalloproteinase-14 isoform X3, with product MYSARESISSNMAFISKNSLRILWTSVAALIFLTRSSAAPTFGGTDKAMSNYDIDFQMYLAQYGYLSPSVKNPSSGHIMDESSWRRAIAEFQSFAGLNTTGELDDETINVMSLPRCGVRDKVGFGESRAKRYALQGSRWRVKNLTYKISKYPARLNRAEVDAELAKAFSVWADYTDLTFTQKGKGQVHIEIRFEKGEHGDGDPFDGPGGTLAHAYFPVYGGDAHFDDAEVWSINSKRGTNLFQVAAHEFGHSLGLSHSDVRSALMAPFYRGYDPAFQLDQDDIQGIQALYGHKSQIDIGGGFSQNPKIPRATTQQPASEDPALCSDPSFDTIFNSADGATFIFKGEHYWKLTENGVAAGYPRLISRAWPGLPGNIDAAFTYKNGKTYFFKGSKYWRYNGQKVDGDYPKDISEGFTGIPDNIDAALVWSGNGKIYFYKGSKFWRFDPAQRPPVKSTYPKPLSNWEGIPDNVDAALQYTNGYTYFFKGGTYWRFNDRTFSVDTDDPAFPRSTGYWWLGCSSSPRGTVGGNARLIVPPADDEDVGDILFDAGVKSSAPRSFFWFRK from the exons TCTAACTATGACATTGACTTCCAGATGTACTTAGCTCAATATGGCTACCTCAGCCCATCTGTGAAGAATCCCTCCAGTGGGCATATTATGGATGAAAGTTCTTGGAGACGAGCAATTGCAGAGTTCCAGAGCTTTGCTGGATTGAATACGACAG gtgAACTGGATGACGAGACGATTAATGTGATGTCATTACCAAGATGCGGTGTTCGTGATAAGGTGGGCTTTGGTGAAAGCCGAGCGAAGCGATACGCACTTCAAG GCTCCAGATGGCGTGTGAAGAATCTAACATACAAGATCTCAAAGTACCCAGCAAGGCTGAATCGCGCTGAAGTGGACGCGGAATTAGCCAAAGCTTTTTCTGTTTGGGCTGACTACACCGACCTAACATTTACTCAGAAAGGAAAAGGACAAGTACACATTGAAAtaag GTTTGAGAAAGGTGAGCACGGTGATGGTGATCCCTTCGACGGACCTGGTGGTACTCTTGCCCACGCCTATTTCCct gtgTACGGTGGCGATGCCCATTTCGACGATGCGGAAGTGTGGTCTATCAATTCAAAACGAGGAACAAACCTTTTCCAA GTAGCCGCCCACGAATTTGGTCACTCGCTGGGACTTTCCCACAGCGATGTAAGATCAGCTCTGATGGCACCCTTCTATAGGGGCTATGACCCCGCCTTCCAGTTGGACCAAGATGATATTCAGGGGATTcag gcTCTATACGGGCACAAATCCCAAATCGACATCGGAGGTGGTTTCTCCCAAAACCCGAAAATCCCTCGCGCTACAACTCAACAGCCGGCATCAGAAGATCCCGCTTTGTGTTCCGACCCCAGCTTTGACACCATCTTCAACTCCGCTGACGGCgctacatttattttcaaag GCGAACACTATTGGAAGCTAACAGAAAACGGAGTAGCAGCTGGCTATCCTCGCCTCATCTCTCGGGCATGGCCTGGTCTCCCTGGCAACATCGATGCTGCCTTCACATACAAGAACGGGAAAACCTATTTCTTTAAGGGATCTAAGTACTGGAGGTATAACGGACAGAAAGTGGACGGTGACTATCCCAAGGACATTAGTGAAG GCTTCACAGGTATCCCAGATAACATAGATGCAGCTTTAGTCTGGTCTGGTAACGGCAAGATTTACTTCTACAAAGGCTCCAAGTTCTGGAGATTCGACCCAGCGCAACGGCCACCTGTTAAATCCACTTATCCAAAACCCTTATCCAATTGGGAGGGAATACCAGACAATGTGGACGCGGCTCTGCAGTATACTAACGGATACACGTACTTCTTCAAGGGTGGCACGTACTGGCGATTCAATGATAGAACTTTCAGC GTGGACACAGACGATCCAGCGTTCCCCAGGTCAACAGGTTACTGGTGGCTGGGCTGCAGCAGCTCCCCACGAGGGACTGTCGGAGGTAACGCCAGACTCATTGTTCCACCCGCTGATGATGAAGACGTCGGAGATATACTCTTCGACGCAG GTGTAAAATCATCCGCTCCCAGATCGTTCTTCTGGTTCAGGAAATAA
- the LOC123707644 gene encoding matrix metalloproteinase-14 isoform X10 — protein sequence MYSARESISSNMAFISKNSLRILWTSVAALIFLTRSSAAPTFGGTDKAMMYLAQYGYLSPSVKNPSSGHIMDESSWRRAIAEFQSFAGLNTTGELDDETINVMSLPRCGVRDKVGFGESRAKRYALQGSRWRVKNLTYKISKYPARLNRAEVDAELAKAFSVWADYTDLTFTQKGKGQVHIEIRFEKGEHGDGDPFDGPGGTLAHAYFPVYGGDAHFDDAEVWSINSKRGTNLFQVAAHEFGHSLGLSHSDVRSALMAPFYRGYDPAFQLDQDDIQGIQALYGHKSQIDIGGGFSQNPKIPRATTQQPASEDPALCSDPSFDTIFNSADGATFIFKGEHYWKLTENGVAAGYPRLISRAWPGLPGNIDAAFTYKNGKTYFFKGSKYWRYNGQKVDGDYPKDISEGFTGIPDNIDAALVWSGNGKIYFYKGSKFWRFDPAQRPPVKSTYPKPLSNWEGIPDNVDAALQYTNGYTYFFKGGTYWRFNDRTFSVDTDDPAFPRSTGYWWLGCSSSPRGTVGGVKSSAPRSFFWFRK from the exons ATGTACTTAGCTCAATATGGCTACCTCAGCCCATCTGTGAAGAATCCCTCCAGTGGGCATATTATGGATGAAAGTTCTTGGAGACGAGCAATTGCAGAGTTCCAGAGCTTTGCTGGATTGAATACGACAG gtgAACTGGATGACGAGACGATTAATGTGATGTCATTACCAAGATGCGGTGTTCGTGATAAGGTGGGCTTTGGTGAAAGCCGAGCGAAGCGATACGCACTTCAAG GCTCCAGATGGCGTGTGAAGAATCTAACATACAAGATCTCAAAGTACCCAGCAAGGCTGAATCGCGCTGAAGTGGACGCGGAATTAGCCAAAGCTTTTTCTGTTTGGGCTGACTACACCGACCTAACATTTACTCAGAAAGGAAAAGGACAAGTACACATTGAAAtaag GTTTGAGAAAGGTGAGCACGGTGATGGTGATCCCTTCGACGGACCTGGTGGTACTCTTGCCCACGCCTATTTCCct gtgTACGGTGGCGATGCCCATTTCGACGATGCGGAAGTGTGGTCTATCAATTCAAAACGAGGAACAAACCTTTTCCAA GTAGCCGCCCACGAATTTGGTCACTCGCTGGGACTTTCCCACAGCGATGTAAGATCAGCTCTGATGGCACCCTTCTATAGGGGCTATGACCCCGCCTTCCAGTTGGACCAAGATGATATTCAGGGGATTcag gcTCTATACGGGCACAAATCCCAAATCGACATCGGAGGTGGTTTCTCCCAAAACCCGAAAATCCCTCGCGCTACAACTCAACAGCCGGCATCAGAAGATCCCGCTTTGTGTTCCGACCCCAGCTTTGACACCATCTTCAACTCCGCTGACGGCgctacatttattttcaaag GCGAACACTATTGGAAGCTAACAGAAAACGGAGTAGCAGCTGGCTATCCTCGCCTCATCTCTCGGGCATGGCCTGGTCTCCCTGGCAACATCGATGCTGCCTTCACATACAAGAACGGGAAAACCTATTTCTTTAAGGGATCTAAGTACTGGAGGTATAACGGACAGAAAGTGGACGGTGACTATCCCAAGGACATTAGTGAAG GCTTCACAGGTATCCCAGATAACATAGATGCAGCTTTAGTCTGGTCTGGTAACGGCAAGATTTACTTCTACAAAGGCTCCAAGTTCTGGAGATTCGACCCAGCGCAACGGCCACCTGTTAAATCCACTTATCCAAAACCCTTATCCAATTGGGAGGGAATACCAGACAATGTGGACGCGGCTCTGCAGTATACTAACGGATACACGTACTTCTTCAAGGGTGGCACGTACTGGCGATTCAATGATAGAACTTTCAGC GTGGACACAGACGATCCAGCGTTCCCCAGGTCAACAGGTTACTGGTGGCTGGGCTGCAGCAGCTCCCCACGAGGGACTGTCGGAG GTGTAAAATCATCCGCTCCCAGATCGTTCTTCTGGTTCAGGAAATAA